One segment of Chelmon rostratus isolate fCheRos1 chromosome 17, fCheRos1.pri, whole genome shotgun sequence DNA contains the following:
- the asb16 gene encoding ankyrin repeat and SOCS box protein 16, which translates to MSKDTFPFSSTSLRSLRLERDLQEWEDARRALAHRRAMSRAPLPRAPRPPPRQQRLQEVRAPPSQVRCRDTAIHNTFMCGDMKGIFAVLKDPGMVNALMETVHEEMVWTPEMGMWTLSSKVKQTSALRLAASRGHTGCVEELLFRGAEVNADPGGNTALHDACVGGHAVCVQLLLSHGAEPELLAADGSAPLHLCTSAQSFQCAELLLEGGAEVNVRTRESRLTPLHVAAKRGLEEHMELLLSHGADVLATNREGETPLNAACSGAERPTEAGRYLRVIQKLLDAGADPRTAGRKQHTPLHNACANCSPRIVDILLQHGAKVDVANCAGYTPMDCLLQVVEDYPDQRPEEIARSLLNHGAKPVSPRTLKQCVLSAATLEVMLNSYTSVPPCEWMDSVPTQIYEDHRAFFDLVRQRSGQPRSLQHLCRCALRLRLGARCYSAVSKLDIPTSVRDYLLLCNDGTLH; encoded by the exons ATGTCAAAGGACACGTTCCCGTTCAGCTCTACGTCGCTGCGCTCTCTGAGACTGGAGCGGGACCTTCAAGAGTGGGAGGATGCTCGGAGAGCGTTGGCTCACAGGAGAGCCATGAGCAGGGCCCCGCTGCCCCGGGCCCCGAGGCCTCCTCCCAGGCAGCAGCGGCTCCAGGAGGTCCGGGCCCCTCCATCCCAGGTCCGGTGCAGGGACACGGCCATTCACAACACCTTCATGTGTGGGGATATGAAAGGAATATTCGCGGTGCTGAAGGACCCCGGGATGGTCAACGCCCTGATGGAGACGGTGCATGAGGAGATGGTGTGGACTCCAGAGATGG GCATGTGGACGCTGAGCTCCAAGGTGAAGCAAACCTCAGCATTGCGTCTGGCCGCCAGTAGGGGACACACAGGAtgtgtggaggagctgctgtttcGTGGGGCTGAGGTGAACGCCGACCCCGGAGGAAACACTGCCCTCCACGATGCCTGCGTAGGCGGccatgctgtctgtgtgcagctgctgctgtctcacgGAGCAGAGCCTGAACTGCTGGCTGCAGATGGCAGTGCTCCTCTTCACCTCTGCACATCTGCCCAGTCATTCCA GTGTGCAGAGCTGCTTTTAGAGGGAGGTGCTGAGGTCAACGTGAGGACGAGGGAGTCCAGGCTCACACCTCTGCACGTGGCCGCAAAGCGAGGCCTGGAGGAGCACATGGAGCTTCTCCTCAGCCACGGAGCGGACGTATTGGCAACAAATCGAGAGGGCGAGACCCCTCTGAACGCGGCGTGCTCCGGAGCCGAGAGGCCCACTGAGGCCGGCCGCTATTTGCGTGTGATTCAAAAGCTGCTGGATGCAGGAGCTGACCCCAGAACTGCAGGCAGGAAGCAGCACACCCCCCTGCACAACGCCTGTGCAAACTGCAGCCCCCGGATCGTCGACATCCTCCTGCAGCATGGAGCGAAGGTAGATGTTGCCAACTGTGCAGGATACACACCGATGGACTGTCTGTTACAG GTGGTTGAAGATTACCCGGACCAGAGACCGGAAGAAATAGCGCGGTCACTTCTGAACCATGGAGCAAAGCCTGTTTCCCCAAGG ACGCTGAAGCAGTGCgtcctctctgctgccactCTGGAGGTGATGCTGAACTCGTACACCTCTGTCCCTCCCTGTGAGTGGATGGACTCTGTGCCCACTCAGATATACGAG GATCACCGGGCTTTCTTCGACTTGGTGCGTCAGCGGAGCGGTCAGCCTCGctctctgcagcatctctgtCGATGTGCCTTACGCCTGCGCCTCGGAGCCCGATGTTACTCAGCAGTCAGTAAACTGGACATTCCCACCTCTGTGAGGgattacctgctgctgtgtaaTGACGGGACCCTCCACTGA